The proteins below are encoded in one region of Apium graveolens cultivar Ventura chromosome 4, ASM990537v1, whole genome shotgun sequence:
- the LOC141721185 gene encoding auxin response factor 5-like isoform X3, whose translation MSSLYQILVSRPINIQVNFSAKLLLLVIQAHTVDFQCHVGQQKSFFLNWTSQCSLRLKSLLFATCIIIPGHFAIYTAPKRHLLTTGWSMFVGAKRLKAGDAVLFIRDEKSQLLLGVRRAKRQQTALPSSVLSADSMHIGVLAAAAHSAANRSPFTIFYNPRACPSEFVIPLAKYRKSVYGSQLSVGMRFGMMFETEDSNKRRYMGTIVSMSDLDSIRWPGSKWRNLEVEWDEPVCGDKQNRVSPWEIETPESLFIFPSLTSSLKRPFQSAFFGAENNWEMVNRPMIGVPESLHEDFPKLPISSLWSEQLIRMPIKPQAVNHPGSLLSSAHDCTNNETPLQRTNNSTQATPDRNTQAPVTEHMLTQAVNCWQFHRIQPDAIDPTSLNLNLQKNLQPQILSKTQAPHSSEMIKPTIAISPERLNKFTSGGQYEEENLAARPINSILINEPTHPEKNEFQSNSWFMRSQLDVNSFRSSQIEAANINALLPHLNNTIWKSNPSACQSFAGCIISPASDGINPILPSAGQELCHHQMNNTESLSEEIEFQTSCQQDLCKPHPLFSTCNLKNISEDSTGQSDLYSCLNFDSSTGGSTVAGPSVSGTAIEEFCSFEDVNFPNPSAYLVGNFFSTQDMQLQVTSASLAESQAFSLQEFPDSSGGASSSNGEFDDSNLLKNNSWQQVTPRVRTYTKIQKAGSVGRSIDVSSFRNYDELCREIECMFGLGGLLCDSEGSGWKLVYVDYENDVLLVGDDPWKEFVGCVRCIRILSPSEVQQMGEEGMQLLNSTAAQCINGSEGGHA comes from the exons GACTTCTCAATGCAGCCTCCGACTCAAGAGCTTGTTGTTCGCGACTTGCATAATAATACCTGGACATTTCGCCATATATACCGCG CCGAAGCGTCACCTCCTTACAACTGGTTGGAGCATGTTTGTTGGGGCTAAAAGACTCAAAGCAGGAGATGCTGTCCTTTTTATCAG GGATGAAAAGTCACAACTATTGTTAGGAGTGAGGCGTGCAAAGCGTCAGCAAACAGCTCTGCCGTCATCTGTTCTGTCTGCTGATAGCATGCACATTGGGGTTCTTGCTGCTGCTGCTCATTCTGCAGCTAATCGAAGTCCGTTCACCATATTTTATAATCCGAG AGCATGTCCTTCTGAGTTTGTTATTCCTTTGGCGAAGTATCGGAAATCTGTCTACGGCTCCCAGCTCTCCGTTGGTATGAGGTTCGGGATGATGTTCGAGACCGAGGATTCCAATAAGCGGAG ATATATGGGCACAATTGTCAGCATGTCTGATTTAGATTCAATTAGGTGGCCAGGGTCCAAGTGGCGTAATCTTGAG GTGGAGTGGGATGAGCCTGTATGTGGTGATAAGCAGAACAGAGTGAGTCCATGGGAAATTGAGACTCCTGAAAGTCTGTTCATATTTCCTTCTCTGACATCAAGTCTCAAGCGGCCATTTCAGTCTGCTTTTTTTG GGGCAGAAAATAACTGGGAGATGGTAAACAGACCGATGATTGGGGTCCCTGAAAGTTTGCACGAGGACTTTCCAAAACTTCCTATTTCAAGCCTGTGGTCAGAACAACTGATCAGGATGCCCATAAAACCTCAAGCTGTTAATCATCCAGGATCACTTCTATCAAGTGCGCATGACTGTACTAATAATGAAACTCCTCTACAACGAACCAACAACTCGACGCAGGCAACACCTGATCGGAATACACAAGCTCCAGTTACAGAACATATGTTGACACAGGCAGTAAACTGTTGGCAGTTTCACCGTATCCAACCTGATGCCATAGACCCAACCTCATTAAATCTGAATTTACAGAAAAATTTACAGCCTCAAATATTAAGCAAGACACAAGCACCACATAGTAGTGAAATGATAAAACCAACAATTGCTATCTCACCAGAACGGTTAAATAAATTTACTTCTGGGGGGCAGTATGAGGAAGAAAATCTGGCGGCAAGGCCTATCAACTCTATTCTTATAAATGAACCGACGCACCCTGAAAAGAATGAGTTTCAGTCAAATTCATGGTTCATGCGATCACAGCTGGATGTAAATTCTTTTCGGTCTTCACAAATTGAAGCTGCTAATATTAATGCTCTACTTCCGCATCTTAATAATACTATATGGAAGTCAAACCCTTCTGCATGTCAATCCTTTGCTGGATGTATTATATCTCCAGCATCTGATGGAATTAATCCTATTTTACCTTCAGCGGGCCAAGAACTATGCCACCATCAGATGAATAATACAGAGTCTTTGTCCGAAGAAATCGAATTTCAGACATCATGTCAGCAAGACTTATGTAAACCGCATCCTCTATTTAGCACATGTAATTTGAAGAATATTTCAGAAGACAGCACTGGTCAGAGTGATTTATACAGTTGTCTAAACTTTGATAGTAGTACTGGTGGAAGCACTGTAGCAGGTCCTTCTGTTTCTGGCACTGCGATAGAGGAGTTTTGCTCATTCGAGGATGTAAATTTTCCAAACCCATCAGCTTATCTTGTCGGAAACTTTTTTTCAACCCAAGATATGCAGTTGCAAGTGACATCAGCCAGCCTAGCAGAATCACAGGCGTTCTCGCTGCAAGAATTCCCTGACAGCTCAGGTGGTGCATCTTCAAGCAATGGGGAATTTGATGACAGCAATCTCTTGAAGAACAACTCGTGGCAGCAAGTCACTCCACGGGTGCGAACATACACAAAG ATTCAGAAGGCCGGATCTGTTGGAAGGTCAATTGATGTGTCAAGTTTCAGGAATTATGATGAACTTTGTCGTGAAATAGAATGCATGTTTGGACTTGGTGGGCTCCTCTGCGACTCTGAAGGTTCTGGTTGGAAACTAGTATATGTAGATTATGAGAACGACGTTCTTCTTGTTGGAGATGATCCTTGGAA GGAGTTTGTAGGCTGCGTTCGCTGCATCAGAATTCTATCACCTTCTGAAGTTCAACAGATGGGTGAAGAAGGAATGCAGCTTCTCAACAGTACAGCAGCACAATGTATCAATGGATCTGAAGGTGGTCATGCCTGA
- the LOC141721185 gene encoding auxin response factor 5-like isoform X4, with protein MSSLYQILVSRPINIQVNFSAKLLLLVIQAHTVDFQCHVGQQKSFFLNCLRLKSLLFATCIIIPGHFAIYTAPKRHLLTTGWSMFVGAKRLKAGDAVLFIRDEKSQLLLGVRRAKRQQTALPSSVLSADSMHIGVLAAAAHSAANRSPFTIFYNPRACPSEFVIPLAKYRKSVYGSQLSVGMRFGMMFETEDSNKRRYMGTIVSMSDLDSIRWPGSKWRNLEVEWDEPVCGDKQNRVSPWEIETPESLFIFPSLTSSLKRPFQSAFFGAENNWEMVNRPMIGVPESLHEDFPKLPISSLWSEQLIRMPIKPQAVNHPGSLLSSAHDCTNNETPLQRTNNSTQATPDRNTQAPVTEHMLTQAVNCWQFHRIQPDAIDPTSLNLNLQKNLQPQILSKTQAPHSSEMIKPTIAISPERLNKFTSGGQYEEENLAARPINSILINEPTHPEKNEFQSNSWFMRSQLDVNSFRSSQIEAANINALLPHLNNTIWKSNPSACQSFAGCIISPASDGINPILPSAGQELCHHQMNNTESLSEEIEFQTSCQQDLCKPHPLFSTCNLKNISEDSTGQSDLYSCLNFDSSTGGSTVAGPSVSGTAIEEFCSFEDVNFPNPSAYLVGNFFSTQDMQLQVTSASLAESQAFSLQEFPDSSGGASSSNGEFDDSNLLKNNSWQQVTPRVRTYTKIQKAGSVGRSIDVSSFRNYDELCREIECMFGLGGLLCDSEGSGWKLVYVDYENDVLLVGDDPWKEFVGCVRCIRILSPSEVQQMGEEGMQLLNSTAAQCINGSEGGHA; from the exons CCTCCGACTCAAGAGCTTGTTGTTCGCGACTTGCATAATAATACCTGGACATTTCGCCATATATACCGCG CCGAAGCGTCACCTCCTTACAACTGGTTGGAGCATGTTTGTTGGGGCTAAAAGACTCAAAGCAGGAGATGCTGTCCTTTTTATCAG GGATGAAAAGTCACAACTATTGTTAGGAGTGAGGCGTGCAAAGCGTCAGCAAACAGCTCTGCCGTCATCTGTTCTGTCTGCTGATAGCATGCACATTGGGGTTCTTGCTGCTGCTGCTCATTCTGCAGCTAATCGAAGTCCGTTCACCATATTTTATAATCCGAG AGCATGTCCTTCTGAGTTTGTTATTCCTTTGGCGAAGTATCGGAAATCTGTCTACGGCTCCCAGCTCTCCGTTGGTATGAGGTTCGGGATGATGTTCGAGACCGAGGATTCCAATAAGCGGAG ATATATGGGCACAATTGTCAGCATGTCTGATTTAGATTCAATTAGGTGGCCAGGGTCCAAGTGGCGTAATCTTGAG GTGGAGTGGGATGAGCCTGTATGTGGTGATAAGCAGAACAGAGTGAGTCCATGGGAAATTGAGACTCCTGAAAGTCTGTTCATATTTCCTTCTCTGACATCAAGTCTCAAGCGGCCATTTCAGTCTGCTTTTTTTG GGGCAGAAAATAACTGGGAGATGGTAAACAGACCGATGATTGGGGTCCCTGAAAGTTTGCACGAGGACTTTCCAAAACTTCCTATTTCAAGCCTGTGGTCAGAACAACTGATCAGGATGCCCATAAAACCTCAAGCTGTTAATCATCCAGGATCACTTCTATCAAGTGCGCATGACTGTACTAATAATGAAACTCCTCTACAACGAACCAACAACTCGACGCAGGCAACACCTGATCGGAATACACAAGCTCCAGTTACAGAACATATGTTGACACAGGCAGTAAACTGTTGGCAGTTTCACCGTATCCAACCTGATGCCATAGACCCAACCTCATTAAATCTGAATTTACAGAAAAATTTACAGCCTCAAATATTAAGCAAGACACAAGCACCACATAGTAGTGAAATGATAAAACCAACAATTGCTATCTCACCAGAACGGTTAAATAAATTTACTTCTGGGGGGCAGTATGAGGAAGAAAATCTGGCGGCAAGGCCTATCAACTCTATTCTTATAAATGAACCGACGCACCCTGAAAAGAATGAGTTTCAGTCAAATTCATGGTTCATGCGATCACAGCTGGATGTAAATTCTTTTCGGTCTTCACAAATTGAAGCTGCTAATATTAATGCTCTACTTCCGCATCTTAATAATACTATATGGAAGTCAAACCCTTCTGCATGTCAATCCTTTGCTGGATGTATTATATCTCCAGCATCTGATGGAATTAATCCTATTTTACCTTCAGCGGGCCAAGAACTATGCCACCATCAGATGAATAATACAGAGTCTTTGTCCGAAGAAATCGAATTTCAGACATCATGTCAGCAAGACTTATGTAAACCGCATCCTCTATTTAGCACATGTAATTTGAAGAATATTTCAGAAGACAGCACTGGTCAGAGTGATTTATACAGTTGTCTAAACTTTGATAGTAGTACTGGTGGAAGCACTGTAGCAGGTCCTTCTGTTTCTGGCACTGCGATAGAGGAGTTTTGCTCATTCGAGGATGTAAATTTTCCAAACCCATCAGCTTATCTTGTCGGAAACTTTTTTTCAACCCAAGATATGCAGTTGCAAGTGACATCAGCCAGCCTAGCAGAATCACAGGCGTTCTCGCTGCAAGAATTCCCTGACAGCTCAGGTGGTGCATCTTCAAGCAATGGGGAATTTGATGACAGCAATCTCTTGAAGAACAACTCGTGGCAGCAAGTCACTCCACGGGTGCGAACATACACAAAG ATTCAGAAGGCCGGATCTGTTGGAAGGTCAATTGATGTGTCAAGTTTCAGGAATTATGATGAACTTTGTCGTGAAATAGAATGCATGTTTGGACTTGGTGGGCTCCTCTGCGACTCTGAAGGTTCTGGTTGGAAACTAGTATATGTAGATTATGAGAACGACGTTCTTCTTGTTGGAGATGATCCTTGGAA GGAGTTTGTAGGCTGCGTTCGCTGCATCAGAATTCTATCACCTTCTGAAGTTCAACAGATGGGTGAAGAAGGAATGCAGCTTCTCAACAGTACAGCAGCACAATGTATCAATGGATCTGAAGGTGGTCATGCCTGA